A stretch of Campylobacter showae DNA encodes these proteins:
- the ciaB gene encoding invasion protein CiaB, translating to MNDFKRLNELVAAGKDELNAMYRQLDNPSDVVQNMLKIAGFKGQKSEKVAVLRRIVDLKVEPLENELKKQRREEAEIGRIKDEAFELVREFYEARFEKLLARVKEEKILDDFYSALLSGMHGAGLAMNAWQSAWDRQILQTTNKEFEAKFASMAEAIKFIDENRLYQTDGGQKGERSYGAVMKNGEKYSFAPYAAAFEKEVKRVADALEELIKNLKSLAANDEQRAYVTYFEKLKAAFCERENDKAIPAWQDAERAWMEVKGPLQPGHPLEYYEDAYTHAVALEWDVRLAGASDFDEAKFKASVIRAYEQICEQCGIKDAQLARQVTQNVARTQTYISVPMIYYGAELNGLFSAQVVPNDETVSKERGKKIFAFVEHVYESAKARPFMKLSGEIFSREFLDYGREILFKKPQIWKKTYEISTIGHEFGHILFVGTDTEKTMNADGEFKFIEEYKATTGGLINFFIGSDASYEMSVFHELIARAVGLIAWREVDEVRAYYCEGLIHLSLLFDSGVLSFEDGALVVKFDREHYAKFKEICLANYKNLALHYARRAPAGEFLARFCDKEGKSYLPKHAQARAFVEHYYARYKAIGNELDESGEWEKWQAGKK from the coding sequence GTGAACGATTTTAAAAGATTAAACGAGCTAGTAGCGGCCGGTAAAGATGAGCTAAACGCGATGTATAGGCAGCTGGATAATCCTAGCGATGTCGTGCAAAATATGCTAAAAATCGCGGGTTTTAAGGGGCAAAAGAGCGAAAAAGTCGCAGTTTTGCGCCGCATAGTCGATCTAAAGGTTGAGCCGCTAGAAAACGAGCTAAAAAAACAAAGGCGCGAGGAAGCCGAGATAGGGCGCATAAAAGATGAAGCTTTTGAGCTCGTGCGCGAGTTTTACGAGGCGCGCTTCGAAAAGCTGTTGGCGCGGGTAAAAGAGGAGAAAATTTTAGACGATTTCTACTCGGCGCTACTTAGCGGCATGCACGGCGCGGGACTAGCGATGAACGCGTGGCAAAGCGCGTGGGATAGGCAAATCCTGCAAACGACGAATAAAGAATTCGAAGCTAAATTTGCAAGCATGGCAGAGGCGATCAAATTTATCGACGAAAACCGCCTATATCAAACGGACGGCGGGCAAAAGGGCGAGCGAAGCTACGGCGCAGTTATGAAAAACGGTGAAAAATACTCCTTTGCGCCGTATGCAGCGGCTTTTGAAAAAGAAGTAAAACGCGTGGCAGACGCGCTAGAGGAGCTAATCAAAAATCTAAAATCGCTAGCCGCAAACGACGAGCAAAGAGCCTACGTAACGTACTTTGAAAAGCTAAAGGCGGCGTTTTGCGAGCGAGAAAATGACAAAGCGATCCCCGCGTGGCAGGACGCCGAGCGCGCATGGATGGAGGTAAAGGGCCCGCTGCAGCCCGGCCATCCGCTCGAGTACTACGAGGATGCCTACACGCATGCCGTCGCGCTCGAGTGGGACGTGAGGCTAGCGGGTGCGAGCGACTTTGACGAGGCGAAATTTAAAGCTAGCGTCATCCGCGCCTACGAGCAAATTTGCGAGCAGTGCGGTATCAAGGACGCCCAGCTCGCGCGCCAAGTCACGCAAAACGTCGCTAGAACGCAAACCTACATCAGCGTGCCGATGATCTACTACGGAGCCGAGCTAAACGGACTTTTCTCCGCGCAGGTCGTGCCAAACGACGAGACCGTGAGCAAGGAGCGGGGCAAAAAGATATTCGCCTTCGTCGAGCACGTTTACGAGAGCGCCAAGGCACGGCCGTTTATGAAGCTTAGCGGGGAGATTTTTTCGCGTGAGTTTTTGGATTACGGACGCGAAATTTTGTTTAAAAAGCCGCAAATTTGGAAGAAAACCTACGAAATCTCCACGATCGGCCACGAGTTTGGACATATACTTTTCGTCGGCACCGACACGGAAAAGACGATGAACGCGGACGGCGAGTTTAAATTTATCGAGGAGTACAAGGCGACTACGGGCGGGCTGATAAATTTCTTTATCGGCAGCGACGCGAGCTATGAGATGAGCGTGTTTCACGAGCTGATCGCCCGCGCGGTCGGACTCATCGCGTGGCGCGAGGTCGATGAGGTGCGCGCGTACTACTGCGAGGGGCTCATACACCTGAGCTTGCTGTTTGACTCTGGTGTGCTTAGCTTTGAGGACGGCGCTTTGGTCGTCAAATTTGACCGCGAGCATTACGCTAAATTTAAAGAAATCTGCCTCGCAAACTACAAAAATTTGGCGCTTCACTACGCAAGGCGCGCTCCTGCGGGCGAGTTTTTGGCGAGATTTTGCGACAAAGAGGGCAAAAGCTACCTGCCTAAACACGCGCAGGCAAGGGCCTTTGTAGAGCATTACTACGCCCGCTACAAGGCTATCGGAAACGAGCTTGACGAGAGCGGCGAATGGGAAAAGTGGCAAGCGGGAAAGAAATAG
- a CDS encoding YgaP family membrane protein, producing MLSKKTRIIRALIGLAIMIAGAVFDSWWGLVGLVPFVVGVTGFCPACYFLNRCSLKR from the coding sequence ATGCTAAGTAAAAAAACTAGGATAATAAGAGCGCTGATCGGGCTAGCGATAATGATCGCTGGAGCGGTGTTTGACAGCTGGTGGGGGCTGGTCGGGCTCGTGCCGTTTGTCGTGGGCGTTACGGGATTTTGCCCGGCTTGCTACTTTTTAAACCGCTGTTCGCTAAAGCGCTAA
- a CDS encoding YgaP family membrane protein: MQNVGILDKTIRLVIAAVWIYAFGFVCECWLWLVGLVPLLTAVYGYCPLYKFFGINTCKKCKNKERKTQC, translated from the coding sequence ATGCAAAACGTCGGGATTTTAGATAAAACTATCCGCCTAGTAATCGCTGCGGTTTGGATATACGCATTTGGGTTCGTCTGCGAGTGCTGGCTGTGGCTGGTCGGACTCGTGCCGCTACTGACGGCTGTTTACGGTTATTGTCCTCTTTATAAATTTTTTGGTATAAATACGTGTAAAAAATGCAAAAACAAAGAAAGGAAAACGCAATGCTAA
- a CDS encoding NAD(P)/FAD-dependent oxidoreductase: MQSIDRRGVLKILGAAGLAAAGVAGASKLNAGENADIRANILIIGGGLGGISLAAKLRRDMPNAELTVLDKDEYFYYQPGFTLIAAGHYLPEDITYEKSNLIPDGVKWIKQNAASIDPGANSAKLEDGSNLNYDYLVIASGAEYEFESVKGLSADDIGSDNVTSIYTIPGAVAMSGIMKKVGKEGGKIVFSDNKTPMKCSGANKKVTLLTEDMARNLGNRDKLDISIYSGARTIFSAPVYAKMIEGMLEERDVKYFTSHQLVEVDKSANIAVFEHAMPYRENGENKLAKELVEVKFDYLHLVPRMKASKIYADAGLSVEKGDVAGNWISLTRETLQHSKFKNIFAIGDVCGFPAGKTGASIRKMYPVLAQNLADVIKGREPSAKYGGYTACPLLTKFGKAVMVEFNWTGKPEPTIACMGATRESYLNWAMKLYMMKPMVMQGMIRGLA, encoded by the coding sequence ATGCAAAGCATCGACAGAAGAGGCGTCTTGAAAATTTTAGGCGCGGCGGGGCTAGCGGCGGCGGGAGTCGCAGGGGCTAGCAAGCTAAATGCGGGAGAAAATGCGGACATCCGCGCAAATATCCTAATAATCGGCGGCGGTCTAGGCGGCATCAGCCTAGCGGCGAAACTACGACGAGATATGCCAAACGCCGAACTAACGGTCCTTGATAAGGACGAGTACTTCTACTATCAGCCCGGCTTTACGCTCATCGCAGCCGGTCACTATCTGCCCGAAGACATAACCTACGAAAAATCAAATTTGATCCCAGACGGCGTAAAATGGATAAAGCAAAATGCCGCATCCATCGATCCAGGGGCAAATTCCGCCAAGCTAGAGGACGGGTCAAATTTGAACTACGACTACCTCGTGATAGCTAGCGGAGCGGAGTATGAGTTTGAGAGCGTAAAAGGACTTAGCGCCGACGATATCGGTAGCGACAACGTGACTTCTATCTACACGATCCCTGGCGCCGTTGCTATGTCCGGCATAATGAAAAAAGTCGGCAAAGAAGGTGGCAAGATAGTCTTTAGCGACAACAAAACACCGATGAAGTGTTCGGGCGCAAATAAAAAAGTAACGCTGCTAACCGAAGATATGGCGCGAAATTTGGGCAACAGAGACAAGCTTGATATCTCGATATACTCGGGCGCGCGGACGATATTTTCCGCTCCGGTTTATGCTAAAATGATAGAAGGGATGCTGGAGGAGCGAGACGTGAAGTATTTTACCTCGCATCAGCTGGTTGAGGTGGATAAAAGTGCCAATATAGCGGTATTTGAGCACGCTATGCCGTACCGCGAAAACGGCGAAAATAAACTCGCTAAAGAGCTAGTCGAAGTAAAATTTGACTACCTACACCTAGTGCCTCGCATGAAGGCTTCTAAAATCTACGCCGATGCAGGGCTAAGCGTAGAAAAGGGCGATGTGGCAGGCAACTGGATTAGCCTCACGCGCGAGACGCTGCAACACTCGAAATTTAAAAATATATTTGCTATCGGCGACGTTTGCGGATTTCCCGCCGGTAAAACAGGAGCTAGTATACGCAAGATGTATCCAGTGCTGGCGCAAAATCTCGCCGACGTTATAAAAGGACGCGAACCGAGTGCAAAATACGGCGGCTACACCGCGTGCCCGCTGCTAACGAAATTTGGCAAGGCAGTGATGGTGGAGTTTAACTGGACGGGCAAGCCCGAGCCTACGATAGCATGCATGGGCGCGACTCGCGAGAGCTACCTAAACTGGGCGATGAAGCTATATATGATGAAGCCGATGGTCATGCAAGGCATGATAAGAGGTCTAGCATAA
- a CDS encoding Crp/Fnr family transcriptional regulator translates to MSGDELKDTLKQRFTSKFTLSAQDEAAVLKSAMLKSFKKGERIYPKDGCLGYAIIISGRARGLVSTSNFKEITVFNLQDGDSCMLCGFCSLGALQAEINLQIEEDVRMILIPREIFKRLRENYPQVANHALELMATRFSSAITAMDQTLFLPLARRIINFLEQNGAKNGLKITHEQIANDIASAREAVSRALKEMQKKGLVELKRGVVTLR, encoded by the coding sequence ATGTCGGGAGACGAGCTAAAAGATACGCTAAAGCAGCGGTTTACCTCTAAATTCACGCTTAGTGCGCAGGATGAGGCGGCTGTGCTAAAGAGTGCGATGCTAAAAAGCTTTAAAAAGGGTGAAAGGATATACCCAAAAGATGGCTGCCTTGGCTACGCGATCATCATAAGCGGGCGTGCGCGCGGGCTGGTTAGCACGAGTAATTTTAAAGAGATCACCGTCTTTAACCTTCAAGACGGCGATAGCTGTATGCTGTGCGGCTTTTGTTCGCTAGGAGCGCTACAAGCGGAGATAAATTTACAAATCGAAGAGGACGTGCGGATGATTTTGATACCAAGAGAGATATTTAAGAGGCTACGCGAAAACTATCCGCAGGTGGCAAATCACGCGCTAGAGCTTATGGCGACGAGGTTTAGCTCGGCGATAACGGCGATGGATCAGACGCTGTTTTTGCCTCTAGCTCGGAGAATAATAAATTTCCTCGAGCAAAACGGCGCGAAAAACGGGCTAAAGATCACGCACGAACAGATCGCAAACGACATCGCTAGCGCGAGAGAGGCGGTATCAAGAGCACTAAAAGAGATGCAGAAAAAGGGGCTCGTCGAGCTAAAACGCGGAGTCGTGACGTTAAGGTGA
- a CDS encoding SLAC1 anion channel family protein has translation MKTQDEKPSWLQHFPIMFYTVVMGLGGLALAYERLNLIFDISGAVFEILRAAASLAYALICACYAAKLIKYPQACKAEFFHPVRVNFFAAFSIGTLLVASLWRDFAPVYDALFCMGVTFQTFITLHVVSFWIKNNVQIAHSNPAWFIPIVGNLFVPLAAPAASELAWYYFAIGIFFWPVLFAVLFYRIIFHDQMPQKFIPTLFIVIAPPAMAFLDYVKLTGGFDVTAKIMLYITLFFALLILFMFKSFLRLKFFLSWWAFTFPTAAASIAFLRAFEFNGIKFFLFAGAAGFAILCIFIGIVGFYTVKAMRRGEICVPE, from the coding sequence ATGAAAACGCAGGACGAAAAACCAAGCTGGCTGCAGCACTTCCCCATAATGTTTTACACAGTAGTTATGGGGCTTGGCGGACTAGCTCTCGCGTACGAGCGGCTAAATTTGATCTTTGATATTTCAGGCGCGGTTTTTGAGATTTTGCGCGCCGCGGCGAGCCTAGCCTACGCTCTCATCTGCGCTTGTTACGCGGCAAAGCTGATAAAATACCCGCAGGCTTGCAAGGCGGAGTTTTTCCACCCGGTGCGCGTAAATTTTTTCGCCGCATTTTCGATCGGCACGCTGTTAGTCGCCTCACTCTGGCGGGACTTCGCGCCCGTTTACGACGCGCTTTTTTGCATGGGCGTAACGTTTCAGACCTTTATCACGCTACATGTCGTCTCCTTTTGGATCAAAAATAACGTCCAGATCGCGCACTCAAACCCCGCGTGGTTCATCCCGATCGTAGGCAACCTCTTCGTCCCGCTAGCAGCGCCCGCCGCAAGCGAGCTTGCGTGGTATTACTTTGCGATCGGGATATTTTTTTGGCCCGTGCTTTTTGCGGTTTTGTTTTACCGCATCATCTTTCACGATCAGATGCCGCAGAAATTTATCCCGACGCTTTTTATCGTGATCGCGCCGCCTGCGATGGCGTTTTTAGACTACGTCAAGCTCACCGGCGGCTTTGACGTGACGGCAAAGATCATGCTCTACATCACGCTATTTTTCGCGCTTCTCATCCTTTTTATGTTTAAAAGCTTTTTGCGGCTTAAATTTTTCCTCTCGTGGTGGGCGTTTACATTCCCGACGGCTGCGGCTAGCATCGCGTTTTTGCGAGCGTTTGAGTTTAACGGGATTAAGTTTTTCTTGTTTGCGGGAGCGGCCGGTTTTGCCATCTTGTGTATTTTTATAGGTATCGTGGGCTTTTATACGGTAAAGGCAATGCGGCGCGGCGAAATTTGCGTGCCTGAGTGA
- a CDS encoding DUF5339 family protein: MKKSLLFVALCAFAGQLAAAEMPAACEEYKKVSYDFIDSMAKQAQAQGKKDFDVAATKKEFEADYASIKKMSKEEQESTCNQGIAEVKELENMLKMMGAIK, from the coding sequence ATGAAAAAATCACTGCTTTTCGTCGCGCTTTGCGCTTTTGCCGGACAACTTGCGGCTGCTGAGATGCCTGCTGCTTGCGAGGAGTACAAAAAGGTTTCTTACGACTTTATCGATTCGATGGCAAAACAAGCCCAGGCTCAGGGTAAAAAGGACTTTGACGTCGCTGCGACGAAAAAAGAGTTTGAGGCCGACTACGCGAGCATAAAAAAGATGAGCAAAGAGGAGCAAGAATCTACGTGCAACCAAGGCATAGCCGAGGTAAAAGAGCTTGAAAATATGCTAAAAATGATGGGAGCGATAAAGTAA